atccaaaacattccattcccctcctcccctcattgttcatttttttaaaactttatcaaaaaatttaaaaacaaacaataaaaaaatttcaaacaaaaccaaaacaaaggaacaagaaaaaacaaataacctaaaataactgcatttctgcaaacttgttcctaccatacctcccagaaattaacaaaccatagtcgttcctgagcattcccgtaaCATATAAGTTTACCCTCCACAACTTGTCTGTTACTAGATTATCGTTCcctcttcactatttgctgtctatcactaggtccctacattctacagtacaaaccatttattttgcatttttctcagttatctttatgctttttaaatttttgctctgTATAATTTTTAACAAAACTGAGCTCACACTATGTATTGTTTCATAACCTAAATTTTTCACTGGATGTTTAAGACCATTTTGTATAACATGATTTTGGATTATTATGACCTTGCTTCCTCTCCCTATTAACTTGATTGTTTTCCCTATTACCTTGTTGTATATTCCTTTTCCTTGTGGATAGGGTCCATAGATTTCCTTAGAGTCTCGAAGAGGGGGCGGTGTTTAACTCCAAAAGTAGGAAAGTACTGCTGTGAGGTCAGATCCCTTTTAAAATGTATGAGGTATTCAGCCAGAGATGCATGCTTATAGAAAATGTGTTGCATGATAGGAACTGTTAGAGAAATTATGGTTGTGTTTAAAGTTGTTTGCAAAGATGAAAGCTGATGCTAATTTTTTTATCTGTCCTGCCAATTACTGTGAGGGGTATGTTAAAATCTCACATTATGATAAGGATTTTACTATCTTCCTGGAGTTCTGTCAATTTTAGTTCCATATGGTTTAGGTTATCTTACTTGATACCtaccaattttaaatttttaatatctttctgGTAAACTGTATCTTTTGTTATTATGTTGTGATGTTTATCTCTATTAATACTTTTTTACTTTggtatctattttttctgattctttcagtTAGCATTTGCACAATAAATGataaatctttaaatttttttgatgggaaacttttttttaataattcaattttattgagatatatacacataccatgcagtcatacaaagcgtacaatcagttgttcatagtaccaccatatagttgtgcatccatcaccaaaattaatttttgaacattttcattatcacacacacaaaagtaataagaataaaaattaaagtgaaaaagaacactgggtggttTTTTGggggtttctttttgttttggcccctgtttttctactcatctatacactggacaaagggaagtgtgatccacatggcagGAACCATTTTTTTAGTTGGttagcatatatatgtatataacataaaatttgtcgttttatccatttttaagtgtataattcagtggcattaattacctttacaatgttgtgctatcttcactaccttccattactaaaactgcACGATAACTTTTTCCATCCAAAATTTACCTTCAACTTTTCTGAACCTTACATTTTAGATTTGTCTCTtgaaaacagcatatagttggatatatttttgtttaatccAGTCTCAAGTCTGTCTTTTAGATGGAGTATTTAGTCcgtttacatttaatgtaatcacCTTATATTTGAgtttgtgtttgtcttttttctgggGCTTTCTGTTTGTCCCACCCATTCtgcgttatttttttttcctcctttattgttctctgggtttttggttttttgttttggtttggtttgggtcatttccttttccttctaatAGTTTAGAAATTATTTACTCTATTTCTATTCTTAGTCAACACCCTAGGAATTAAAGCATGTTTATTTGTCAAAAGTCTAAAGTTAACCAGTCTTCCTAAATAACACAGAAACCTGAAACATTTCAGCTCTCCCCAAACTtgttatattatttattcattttttaacccCACAATACATCatcattgtgtatgtgtgtaaaaaGAAAAGTTGCCACATTTTGTTGTTTATTCCTTTAtggatcatcttttttttttttttttaattaaatttagctttattaagatatattcacataccgtacagtcatccatggtgtacaatcaactgttcatagtacaatcatatagttgtgcattcatcaccccaatctatttttgaacatttttcttacgccagaaagaataagaataaaaaataaaagaaaaaagagcacccaaatcatcccccccatcccaccctattaaagggagtgcgatccacaaggttttcacagttacactgtcaccccttgtaagctacattgttacacaatcgtcttcaagagtcaaggctgctgggttggagtttgatagtttcaggtatttacttctagctatctcAATACATTAAAGCCCAAAAAGGGGTTATCTATATcatgcttaagaatgtccaccagagtgacctttcaactccatttgaaatgtctcagccagtgaaactttatttcgtttcatttcgcatcccccttttagtcaagaaggtgttctcagtcccacaatgccgggtccagattcatccccaggagtcacatcctgtgttgccagggagagtaacatccctgggagtcagatcccacatataggggagggcagtgagttcacctgccgagttggcttagctagagggccacatctcagcaacaaagagacactcaaggggagactcaaacacaattataagcaggtttagtctctcgcttcataagggcaagtcccgagtTAGAGAGCTCGGCacaccaaaccgtcagtcctcagtatttgtgagaatatcagcaacaatgtGGATCGTCTTTTAGGTTTCATCTAATCGTATTATGCCAGGGGCCAACTCTAGAACTCTCTGGTGGTGGTTTTGAAGTATTCAAAAAATGGCAGCTTAGTTTATGAGAACTACTGGCTCTGTTCCCTTCTATCTGTACTTTTATCTGTACTTTATCTCATTGTTTCTCTTGTCCATGTCCAGTTAATTTGGATCTGTTTCAGTAGTTTCTTATCAGTGTAGGAGAAACTTTTCATCTTCTGATGTTGACACAATAGCTGTAAATGGCAGAGATTTTATGTTTAAGAAGCTCAAATGTATTAACCATTCAAtagacatttattaagcatctgtgATGTACTAGTATTATGCTAGGTGCtaaagcaataatttaaaaaaaaaaaaaaagacaagatggGTCCTTGCTCCAAAAGCACCCACTATTTCAAAGTATCAAAACAGTGCATTGTTCTTACTTGTGGTGGCTCTTTTATAGGGTGATCTGGACCCTTTGGCAGCTCTCAAGTCACTGACTTATCTAAGGTATGGAAATTATTTGTGATGGTGACAAACTAATGAAGTCCTctaaaataacacatttatcaGCCTTGACCTTAAAGCAATcagttagtttttgtttttttttgtttttttttgtttttaaaaatacctttttaaaaatattgaaaatgttttctttggaCCCCTGTGCTCTAAGTTTCCCTTATGTTATTACATTGACAGATGTGAAGACTAACAAAATTTTCCTTGATTTAGAGATTCATTAGACTTTATTAAAATGGGCTTCTTGAATGCTGTGCCATCAACAAAATTTGCTTTATATTGTTCCTTTTCTTATAGTATTCTAAGAAATCCTGTTACAAATAAGAAGCATTACAGACTGTATGTAATTTATAAGGTTCCACAAGTCAGAGTACTGGATTTCCAGAAAGTAAAACTAAAAGTAAGTATTAGTGTTATTCTCTTGGTTGTGAGTCATGATAGAGTTGTGTGTTTTTCTTTAGActattgttattgattttttaaaattgcctattcaaataaattgtaCTATCATTTTGTATTAAAAACGTGGGGAAGAAAATgtgaaagcagattttttttttcctcagacaGAGTTTCTGGTAGGTCTTTGAGTTAAAGCTGTTCTATATAGTGTTAGTCATTCCAAAGGTGGCAAAATTTTGGAGCCAACAGATTGTTTGGTTACATTCCAAGTTTGGAGCTTAACATAATCCATTTTTGAGCCACTCTtattattagaattttttttccctttattgggagtctttttaaaaaaaaaaaaaaaacccttagtTCCTGGGGAGCCAGGAGAGGGTACTTTCTTCAGGGAGCTTCACCAGAGAAAGCAAGATCACTGTGTCTCCTTTTAATATGAAATTGGCTTTTTGGTATTTTTACCAGCCCCAAATATCTCAGGAGAGTTTTCTTCCGTGTTCTGAGGAGTGCATCTACATGCATGTGGTATTCCTGTTTCCATTAACTGTGTGTGTGGTGTCGCTGTAGGAGCGTCAGGAAGCAGAGAAAATGTTCAAGGGCAAACGGGGTGCACAGCTTGCAAAGGATATTGCCAGGAGAAGCAAAACGTAAGAGACGGATATCCAACTTAACTCCACTTCACCTTCAGAAACACTACTTGTCTGGCAGTCTGCCTCctacaaaattaaacaaaacaaccGTAGCTAATATGGTATTAAATTTAGGTGCTGGTGGTCTGACCACCAGTGCCCCATACATCACATGAAATTTTTTCCATGTTAGCAGAGCAAGTATTTCCATATTCAGTCTTACTGTGATGCTATATACTTCCTGTTTTCTCTATAGGAAGATGAACTTGGTGGTGTTTCTGAAGGAGAGAGTTCTTGTATCAGTTTGTTAACAAAGATAAGATACTACACTGGTTGAATTACTTTCAAAAGCTTTTGAAAGTAAAAGAGAAGCAACTTGTATTGGTCTGGATTCAACAGTTAtgttcttctttccctcccccaccccccaccccctcagttTTAATCCAGGTGCTGGTTTGCCAACTGACAAAAAGAAAGGAGGGCCATCTCCTGGGGACGTAGAAGCAATCAAGGTAACCATTAGGACTCTTGAactggagagagctgagagatgcGTTCAGGACACAAAGTTGTGGAATAAACCAAATTCTGAACATTGCAGACTATAATTCCCACATTTGTTAGAATCCAGATATATTTGTGTAGGGGAAAGAAGAGCTTAAAGTTACTATTTGACCAGACTTCGACTTGAATTATGTGAGCCAGTCAAAGTCAAGGCAGTTCTGATCTTTCTCATTTTTCCAGGATGCACTTATTAGGAGACACTTAGAATAGTTAGTTACCTGATATTCTGGCTTAGTAGTTGCCCTAATTCTTACTTTGAATTATTTGCTGTCTCTAATATATCCTCTTTGATGTCAGTGGGAAATCATAATTTTATAATACTGCCTCCTAAATTGTCCACTGATATAATCCCATATAGGTACTGTTAGCTAAAATTTTAGCACACATGAAATGATTACTTATTCTCTGTTACAAGAGGGCCCACATCTCTTCACCAATTTTGGAAGTTGGTGATTTGGTTTCTGGGTTAATTTCAACGTGCCAATAAAGTTCTTCCCCCACTGCAGAACTATTTAATGTTCTAACTTAAAAGTTGCTGTGAATTTCCATAGGTATTTTCTGGATGATTGATACTTTTGTTTAAATTAATTGGCCATCTCTATTATGTTCTGTCCTCCAGAATGCTATAGCAAATGCATCAACTCTGGCCGAAGTGGAGAGGCTGAAAGGGTTGCTGCAGTCTGGTCAGATACCTGGCAGAGAACGCAGATCAGGTCAGAAAACCATGTTCTGTCTTTGTATTTCCAAATTAATGTTACCCTGAAAGTGATTATAGAACAGTTCAATTGCTGAAGTCCCTTTAAATGCTGTTTGAAGATGAAGACATTATTTGATAAAGAATGTTAAGTCATAGGAGTAAGGGGTTTTTTGTGTAAAAGTTGAAACAAAGATTATTTTCATAGCCATGGAGTGAAGCCAAACCTTGGAGGTAGCTGTGTGGTACTGCAGGGGTAACAGCGCAGGGTGTGACATTAGTAAGTTTTTGATAAGTGTTAACCATTCTAAATATTTGAGTGCCAACTTTGTGTCAGACAGCAAATTGGGCACTAGAgatataatagtgaaaaatgCATATTGCAAGTTTTGACATCAGTGTAACCGGGGATCTCTACCTAGGCTGGAGGCTTAGGGAATGTTTCCATGGGAAAATGATGTTTGAGCTGATagcaaaaaatgattaaaatatccTACTTAGACCGGTGTTTCTTACGCTGTGATCCATGGCCTGTGAGGTCAAAACTACTTTCATAATAACACCAAgatattatttgcttttttcatcGTGTCCACTGATGGCACAAGAGCAATAGTGGGTAAAACTGCCAGTACCTTTTCACAAGTCAAGGTGGGGGGCCACATGGCATTATTAGTCATCATATCTTTCACTGTCATGTGCTCTTAGTAAAGTATATAccagtttcacttaagaatgtccttgatgaagCAATGAAAATTACTAATTTTCTTCAGTATCACCCCTTGAGTACACATCTTTTTGGTCTTCTGGGTGAGAGGATGAGGGGTTCACATGAAGCACTTCTGCGTATTTCAGTTGGACGGTCGTCTCCATGGAAAGCACTTGTGGAATTGTTTCAGCTGAGAGGCAGGTGTTTTCTCAAACATGAATGAAGTGAGCCTGTCACTTCAAGGACAACAACTGACAATATTTATTGCCagagataaaattaagaatttgggGCAAAAATGAAGATTTGGGAAACTTGAACTCACCACTATGACTTTGACAGCTTTCAGTGCTAGTACTTAAAGACTTTTCTGAGGAAATCAGCAAGattaataaatgtgatttttttttttgatattgtataATGAGATGGGTCAACCTTTGAAGAACTGCATCTTTCAGTCAACCAGTATTTTCCAAACATTACAAAATCATGGGTTAAAGATCCATTTAAAGTACAagatagaccaatggattttCACATAAGAGAGTACAAAAAGTTCATTGGTACAGTTTCAGACTCCACAGTGCAgactaacctttaagaaactaccattTTTCAAATTTTGGCATAGTATCTAAAAAGCAGATCCTCAATTATTCTGCAAAAGCTTTTAGAATACTCTTCCCTTTTCTAGTTACATATCTGTATGTGGCCaaattttcttcatatccttcaatCAGAACAACATATTGGCAATAGGAGGAATGCTGAAGCCAATAGGAAAGTTTGGCTGACTGCTATGGTCAGACATTATATAGAGATGTTCAAAAATATGTCAATcttctcattacatttttttttgttttggaaaataatgttttttgtACGAATATAGACATTaacatatagtggatttattgttttaattactgtttttaaaattctcagtttTTAATGTAATCCACATAAACAAAACTCTTGGGTCCTGAGactaaaaagtttgagaactgctgaacTAGACAAAGGCAAagaggcattccaggcagaaggcactgcacagggaaaaagaaaaaccctgcGGTTAAAGGGAGCGTGACCCACATGAAGGAAGGCCAGGGGAGCCTGGGGCAGCAGAGACTGCAGTGCAGGCCCATGCCAGGCCCAGCACAGGATGCTGTAGGACACGGGAAGGCTTGGGTCTTTGATCTTGAGAACATTAGAAATCTATTGAAGTCTTTTAAGACTTGGTGACAGATTGGGGGAAGGGGAGTAATAGGCAACTTTGCTTATTTTGACTGCAGTGTGACAGAATGACTGAATTCCCCAAGAATATTTTGTTTGGGACTTAGGGTTTcttgacattttaaatttaatctgaAGGCAcatggggagaaaaagaaaatcattcaaGAAGTAGCACTTCACGGTGGCATTCTTTCTTggtaatttttatttagaaagcTAATGCAACAGTAGGCTTAAACATGAGTTATTTTTACAAACACTAACAAGGTTAAAACAGATTTCCTTTTTTAGAATA
The Choloepus didactylus isolate mChoDid1 chromosome 4, mChoDid1.pri, whole genome shotgun sequence DNA segment above includes these coding regions:
- the SNRPA1 gene encoding U2 small nuclear ribonucleoprotein A'; the encoded protein is MVKLTAELIEQAAQYTNAVRDRELDLRGYKIPVIENLGATLDQFDAIDFSDNEIRKLDGFPLLRRLKTLLVNNNRICRIGEGLDQALPCLTELVLTNNSLVELGDLDPLAALKSLTYLSILRNPVTNKKHYRLYVIYKVPQVRVLDFQKVKLKERQEAEKMFKGKRGAQLAKDIARRSKTFNPGAGLPTDKKKGGPSPGDVEAIKNAIANASTLAEVERLKGLLQSGQIPGRERRSGPADDGEEEMEEDTVTNGS